A genome region from Arachis duranensis cultivar V14167 chromosome 6, aradu.V14167.gnm2.J7QH, whole genome shotgun sequence includes the following:
- the LOC107494262 gene encoding uncharacterized protein LOC107494262, translating into MASEESFLVLVHYRGSIKRKTRSGVKFTDKDPLCIIVTPTTTYDALVSSVLEKLGLEGVKRVKKFFYRIPTAVLHDTVKFDCFTIGSDEDLQVMFLSRRQFPEVRTPDAVDLSGTVGDEVRYGEHIPTEVHCPTPAGVGDGLFDDPDDDDVEPDFIADESGDDVGTTVPTRAIGGSSSGTQQYPPHFSSLDLDAMRQDDNDLQASGFGARDTEGSAGMNEFQVGQQFQDKDEALLSVKTYSIRRGVQYKVVESDYRRYVGKCSEFGNGCTWLIRLSLRQRKGIWEVKRYNGPHTCLASSISSDHRSLDYHVISTFVMPMVRADAGVNIKVLQNATAAHFGFRPTYRRVWMAKQKAVAVIYGDWDESYNELPRWVLGVQLTMPGTVAVLRTCPVRVGGQVDDSQVYFHRLFWTFPPCIQAFRHCKPLVSIDGTHLYGKYGGTLLVAIAQDGNSNILLQRILP; encoded by the coding sequence atggctagtgaggagagtttCCTAGTTCTGGTACATTACAGAGGGTCCATTAAGAGAAAAACCCGGTCCGGCGTTAAGTTCACTGATAAGGATCCCCTATGTATTATCGTGACGCCGACAACCACCTACGATGCACTTGTTAGCTCTGTGCTGGAGAAGCTGGGTCTTGAAGGCGTTAAAAGGGTGAAGAAGTTTTTCTACCGCATTCCTACAGCGGTGCTCCATGACACCGTGAAGTTTGATTGTTTCACAATCGGTAGTGACGAGGACTTGCAGGTTATGTTTCTTTCTCGTAGGCAGTTTCCCGAGGTAAGGACACCAGATGCCGTTGATCTGAGCGGCACTGTTGGAGATGAGGTTCGGTATGGGGAACATATTCCCACCGAGGTACATTGTCCCACACCGGCGGGTGTTGGTGATGGTTTGTTTGATGATCCAGATGACGATGACGTGGAGCCGGATTTCATCGCTGATGAAAGCGGCGATGATGTTGGAACTACTGTTCCGACAAGGGCTATAGGTGGATCTAGTTCTGGCACACAGCAGTATCCACCCCATTTTTCCTCATTGGACCTGGATGCCATGCGGCAAGACGACAATGATCTGCAGGCCTCAGGATTTGGTGCTAGAGATACCGAGGGGTCTGCCGGTATGAACGAGTTCCAGGTTGGCCAACAATTTCAAGATAAAGATGAGGCGCTGTTGAGTGTGAAGACGTACAGTATCCGACGAGGGGTCCAGTACAAGGTCGTTGAGTCTGACTACCGCAGGTATGTGGGAAAGTGTTCTGAGTTTgggaatgggtgcacatggCTAATTCGGTTGAGTCTCCGACAGCGGAAGGGTATCTGGGAAGTGAAGCGATACAACGGACCGCATACATGTCTTGCCAGCTCCATCTCCAGCGACCATAGGAGTCTGGACTACCATGTCATATCCACCTTCGTTATGCCGATGGTTAGGGCTGATGCAGGTGTGAACATCAAGGTGCTCCAAAATGCCACGGCCGCACACTTTGGGTTCAGGCCTACGTACAGGAGGGTATGGATGGCGAAGCAGAAGGCCGTTGCCGTGATATATGGGGACTGGGACGAGTCGTACAATGAGCTCCCTAGGTGGGTTTTAGGAGTTCAGCTGACGATGCCTGGCACTGTAGCCGTCCTCAGGACTTGCCCTGTTCGAGTTGGGGGACAGGTTGACGATTCTCAGGTTTATTTTCATAGGCTGTTCTGGACTTTCCCCCCTTGTATCCAGGCATTCCGTCATTGCAAGCCTTTGGTGAGTATTGATGGCACCCATTTATATGGGAAGTATGGGGGAACACTGCTAGTCGCCATTGCACAAGACGGAAACTCGAACATCCTATTGCAGCGAATTTTGCCTTGA